The Dehalococcoidia bacterium genome includes a window with the following:
- a CDS encoding Lrp/AsnC family transcriptional regulator, with the protein MIGELELNPREAISQLAKKLGTNRANVSKRMQSLLEKGIIRIVSRPDLSALGYKIWITIRLKVDPSRIDRIVETLCGYPNVTQVMMLTGMFELGIAAVFKDRDEVYDFLENKLGKIPGVMRHETMMNLKNYKRAFGLPPLRDSR; encoded by the coding sequence AGTTGGAATTGAACCCCAGGGAAGCCATATCGCAACTTGCCAAAAAATTGGGAACAAACAGGGCAAATGTGAGCAAAAGAATGCAATCACTTCTGGAAAAAGGAATTATCCGAATCGTAAGTAGGCCGGATCTCTCCGCACTGGGGTATAAAATATGGATAACGATACGGCTGAAAGTCGATCCGTCCAGGATCGATAGAATTGTGGAAACCCTGTGTGGCTATCCGAATGTGACGCAGGTCATGATGCTTACGGGGATGTTCGAACTGGGCATCGCGGCGGTATTCAAAGACCGGGATGAAGTGTATGATTTCTTGGAGAATAAACTGGGAAAAATTCCCGGGGTGATGAGGCATGAGACGATGATGAATTTGAAGAACTACAAGCGTGCTTTTGGGTTGCCTCCCCTGCGCGATAGTAGATAA